A section of the Humulus lupulus chromosome 2, drHumLupu1.1, whole genome shotgun sequence genome encodes:
- the LOC133819205 gene encoding protein TIME FOR COFFEE isoform X4 encodes MDRNREARRASMAATNGLSRRRHRTGSLRDSPEEDGPVELQETARLRDRGSGKKDRDRDRDRERERERDRDRDRERDRLNRSKRRRGDRMMHGNREDGVDDSSEESVNDEEEDEDDDGGAVGGGSGSLRMLPPPNPPASLSTSSMLHHQRKSFPPAKNFRGAPAWKVADEMIGVSVPRKARSVSTKRSHEWSSAIGIVGEQIHRQASTSPVRPSVSAVPTAGSQAPVSPSSSNASVRKKLKSNGPKLRQPKTTTSSSKSPSAQDEIEIEIAEVLYGMMRQPQGPTKQDIMNSDSIKFESREANHKSTSEANKSSSDAKSRVSSPISSSQQYGVHQSSSRSSLTAVEAPKRKKPRLVKGDSKYEDTTKSSFLTAQNNLIPSASRLPVDQTAKTETSSANLEKAGGSAAENGVVSSDTAQSHAILAMSEAATATATAVQPEPIKLENSLVSESKLVSEKIENRDLAVNKEEPQSPKKEFSGHRLEDKRETTTATKPNSTTSEVERQREEKFQIDLMAPPPSRSSPERDVEIDFVAVDAKAMTVDTETEIKPVIKEDAKALKISREETSNVEPEKVKATTPTPPPEEAESKKHQQPTTVGKERNIDLRIDLEKVDRDAAAAAVVPGNKQHHHVPRQQQQQLQTNEKNAQSGALPMAMSMAGWPSGLSPMGYMAPLQGVVSMDGTSVSSAAIQPPPYLFTQPRPKRCATHCYIARSICCHQQIARMNSFWPAAAAAAGSGSLYGAKPCNLNVLPSPDLHGSIPGRGLNSVQDKGQGLPMFPGHAGKDKSSQAASVVDAAQRKQIMLQQALPPGAPSNILQGPAIIFPLSQQQAVAAASVRPPGSVKSPPAPGNANTSSASNPTPATAPAMTFNYPAMSGNETQYLAINAYPFPIPAHVGAPPAYRGSPQAMPFFNGSFYSTFHPSQLQQQQLSHSQQSQQGHQNPSISSGSSSSQKHLQNQQQRPPHPSGGVNGGGSLQGYPTSKNQSSQPLQLQQQQQRHQQNQHVSHAARQLESEMGGEDSPSTADSRVSRPSMSIYGQNFTMPLHASNFALMAPASIGNASGPNGAGGSNGEKKQQQQGSKGGVEPPHAFAMSFAPINGATTAPGIDISSIAQQQAILTDVRQGYQYMAVPAAQQKKNYRGPEEGKNGGDSSNVEEERKNMAGKGSSTLGQSIAFSRPDLSDVSGSTMPGSSVVDSSARTINLGSTQQRPGSVMTATSNAQQQLHRTHQQQQLQQQQQQMLQIQKHHQQQQQQQQQQFTNAASRSKTPATSNGSVYSDHHNNSSMAAKFPNALSTFPSNLVHSNNSPAHSPQWKNSGRSTTSQAPSPTMTSSTSSSLKNLPQQQGRTQQTHTQISFAANPKQSGQSQGLQNNSSNQSPSPPIMVGSPTTSSVSKSAGGSPRTTTSTSTANKVGQASSLSSQQAKNSPSVSNMKSSPGAGKNVPSILGNPHITSSSSTGSKNLMSQQQQQQMHSKHSLQHAQHAQLYFSYNIQNQTPHSNSNTPTTAAAVANAGAYYSQRRRPEQQQQQQHSGPGTSSSGMLTLCPSVSLGNTSTSDPAKAVAAAAAVAAGNMKGGGLPSQALMHPQYAAAQSGNPHQLLPAGFPYVHAVPTAVQVKPAEQKQPAGE; translated from the exons ATGGATAGAAATAGAGAAGCGAGAAGAGCATCCATGGCGGCCACAAATGGCTTGTCAAGACGTAGACACAGAACTGGGAGCTTGAGGGACTCTCCAG AGGAAGATGGACCGGTCGAGTTACAAGAGACGGCGAGACTAAGGGATCGAGGGAGTGGGAAGAAAGATCGAGATCGCGATCGGGATCGAGAACGAGAAAGAGAGCGAGACCGCGATAGAGACCGGGAAAGAGATCGGTTGAACCGGAGCAAGAGGAGAAGAGGTGATAGGATGATGCACGGGAACAGAGAAGATGGTGTGGATGATAGCTCAGAGGAGAGTGTAAACGATGAAGAGGAGGATGAAGATGACGACGGAGGTGCTGTTGGTGGTGGTAGTGGCTCCTTAAGGATGCTTCCTCCGCCGAACCCACCAGCGTCGTTATCAACCTCCTCTATGCTTCATCATCAACGGAAGAGCTTCCCACCAGCAAAGAATTTTAGAGGAGCGCCGGCGTGGAAGGTCGCCGACGAGATGATTGGCGTGTCGGTACCGAGAAAAGCACGGTCAG TTTCTACGAAGAGGTCGCACGAATGGAGTTCAGCGATTGGTATTGTTGGTGAACAAATTCACCGGCAGGCTTCCACGTCTCCGGTCCGACCGAGCGTTTCGGCGGTGCCGACTGCGGGGTCGCAAGCTCCGGTCTCACCGTCTTCTTCCAATGCTTCGGTTCGGAAGAAGCTG AAGTCTAACGGACCAAAGCTCCGACAACCCAAAACCACGACGTCGTCGTCCAAGTCTCCTTCGGCGCAGGACGAGATCGAGATAGAGATCGCCGAGGTCTTGTATGGGATGATGAGGCAGCCTCAAGGACCCACAAAGCAAGATATTATGAACTCCGATTCAATAAAATTTGAATCAAGAGAAGCGAACCACAAATCAACAAGTGAAGCAAACAAATCCTCTAGTGACGCCAAATCCAGAGTTTCATCTCCGATCTCGAGCTCACAGCAATACGGGGTTCATCAATCGTCGTCGCGTTCATCTCTGACTGCTGTTGAAG CACCCAAGAGAAAAAAGCCTCGACTGGTTAAGGGCGACTCTAAATATGAAGACACGACCAAATCTTCCTTCTTAACGGCTCAGAACAATCTCATTCCGTCTGCAAGCCGGCTTCCGGTTGATCAGACTGCGAAAACAGAGACCTCATCAGCTAATTTGGAAAAAGCCGGTGGATCCGCAGCCGAAAACGGTGTAGTTTCCTCCGATACAGCTCAATCCCACGCTATATTGGCGATGTCCGAGGCTGCTACCGCCACAGCAACGGCGGTGCAGCCCGAGCCAATTAAGCTAGAGAATAGCCTCGTATCAGAGTCGAAGCTGGTTTCTGAAAAAATAGAGAATCGGGATTTGGCAGTTAACAAAGAAGAACCTCAATCGCCCAAAAAGGAATTTTCTGGGCACAGATTGGAAGATAAGCGCGAGACTACGACAGCTACCAAACC GAATTCAACAACTTCCGAGGTTGAGAGACAGCGAGAAGAAAAATTCCAGATAGATCTGATG gcACCACCTCCGTCTAGATCGTCTCCGGAAAGAGATGTTGAGATTGATTTTGTGGCTGTAGATGCTAAAGCTATGACAGTAGATACAGAAACG GAAATAAAGCCTGTAATAAAAGAAGATGCCAAGGCATTGAAAATCAGCAGAGAAGAGACTTCAAATGTGGAACCTGAGAAGGTGAaagctactactcctactcctcctccagaaGAAGCTGAATCCAAGAAGCATCAGCAGCCTACTACTGTTGGCAAGGAGAGGAATATTGATTTGCGGATTGATTTAGAAAAGGTTGATAGAGATGCAGCCGCTGCTGCCGTTGTCCCCGGCAACAAGCAACATCACCATGTTCCGAGACAGCAACAGCAGCAGCTACAAACCAATGAGAAAAATG CTCAATCAGGCGCTCTACCTATGGCAATGTCTATGGCTGGCTGGCCGAGTGGGCTTTCACCTATGGG ATATATGGCACCTTTACAAGGAGTGGTATCTATGGATGGAACCTCTGTTTCTTCTGCTGCTATACAA CCACCGCCTTACCTTTTTACTCAACCTCGGCCAAAGAGGTGTGCAACCCATTGCTACATTGCCAGGAGTATATGCTGTCATCAACAGATTGCAAGGATGAACTCTTTCTGGCCAGCAGCAGCCGCTGCAGCAGGTTCTGGGTCTCTTTATGGGGCCAAGCCATGTAATCTCAACGTTTTGCCCTCGCCAGATTTGCATGGCAGCATTCCTGGTCGAGGGTTGAACTCAGTTCAGGACAAGGGTCAGGGTCTTCCTATGTTTCCTGGTCATGCTGGAAAAGACAAGTCTTCCCAGGCAGCCAGTGTTGTTGATGCTGCCCAGAGAAAGCAAATTATGCTCCAGCAAGCTCTACCCCCTGGTGCACCTAGTAATATATTG CAAGGCCCTGCTATTATTTTCCCTTTGAGTCAGCAGCAGGCCGTTGCTGCTGCTTCTGTCCGGCCTCCTGGATCTGTGAAGTCTCCTCCAGCTCCTGGAAATGCAAATACTTCAAGTGCATCTAATCCTACTCCAGCAACAGCACCGGCAATGACCTTTAATTACCCAGCTATGTCTGGAAATGAAACTCAGTATCTTGCCATCAATGCCTATCCGTTTCCAATTCCTGCACATGTTGGTGCTCCACCAGCTTACAGAGGAAGTCCTCAGGCAATGCCTTTTTTCAACGGGTCATTTTATTCTACTTTTCATCCTTCACAACTTCAACAGCAACAGCTCTCTCATTCACAGCAAAGTCAACAAGGTCACCAGAACCCAAGTATTTCTAGTGGTTCTTCGTCATCACAGAAACATTTGCAGAATCAACAACAGAGGCCACCACATCCCAGTGGTGGTGTAAATGGTGGTGGAAGTCTACAAGGTTATCCCACCTCGAAAAACCAGTCTTCACAGCCACTACAGCTTCAACAGCAACAGCAGCGGCATCAGCAAAACCAACATGTTTCACATGCAGCTCGCCAGCTTGAATCAGAGATGGGTGGTGAAGATAGCCCTTCAACTGCTGATAGTCGTGTTTCACGACCAAGTATGAGCATTTACGGACAGAATTTTACTATGCCTCTGCATGCGTCAAACTTTGCTTTAATGGCGCCTGCATCTATCGGCAATGCAAGTGGCCCAAATGGTGCTGGTGGAAGTAATGGGGAAAAGAAGCAGCAGCAACAGGGATCAAAGGGCGGGGTAGAGCCGCCTCATGCTTTTGCCATGTCGTTTGCTCCCATTAATGGTGCTACAACTGCTCCCGGCATTGACATTTCTTCAATTGCTCAGCAGCAAGCAATTTTAACCGATGTTAGGCAAGGATATCAGTACATGGCAGTTCCTGCAGCTCAACAGAAGAAGAATTACCGTGGCCCTGAAGAGGGAAAAAATGGTGGGGACTCTTCAAATGtggaagaagaaaggaagaacaTGGCAGGGAAGGGTTCATCAACGTTGGGGCAGTCTATAGCTTTTTCGAGGCCAGATTTGTCTGATGTATCTGGTTCGACAATGCCTGGTAGTTCTGTAGTTGATAGCTCTGCGAGAACTATCAACCTTGGCTCCACTCAACAGCGACCTGGTTCTGTTATGACTGCCACATCCAATGCTCAGCAGCAGCTTCATCGGACTCATCAACAGCAGCAattgcagcagcagcagcagcagatgCTTCAGATTCAGAAGCAccaccagcagcagcaacaacagcagcagcaacaatTCACCAATGCAGCATCCCGTTCCAAGACACCAGCAACAAGTAATGGTAGTGTGTACTCTGATCACCACAATAATTCATCAATGGCTGCTAAGTTCCCTAATGCCTTGTCCACCTTTCCCTCAAATCTTGTTCATAGCAATAATAGTCCAGCTCATTCTCCTCAGTGGAAAAATTCTGGAAGGTCAACCACTTCTCAAGCTCCCTCGCCAACTATGACCTCATCAACCTCGTCATCTCTTAAAAATCTACCTCAGCAGCAAGGTCGCACTCAACAAACACATACACAAATATCTTTTGCAGCCAATCCAAAACAATCAGGGCAATCTCAAGGGCTGCAGAATAACAGTAGTAATCAGTCTCCATCTCCTCCTATAATGGTAGGGTCCCCCACGACTTCCTCAGTGTCTAAAAGTGCTGGTGGGAGCCCAAGGACTACTACTTCCACATCCACAGCAAACAAAGTTGGTCAAGCTTCTTCATTGTCATCTCAGCAGGCCAAGAACTCCCCATCCGTCTCCAACATGAAGTCTTCTCCTGGTGCTGGAAAAAATGTACCGTCAATTCTTGGTAATCCACACATCACCTCTTCATCTAGCACGGGATCCAAGAATCTTATGtctcagcagcagcagcagcaaatGCACTCTAAGCACTCGCTACAGCATGCTCAGCATGCTCAACTATATTTCTCCTACAACATTCAAAATCAAACTCCACATTCTAATAGCAACACCCCGACTACAGCAGCTGCAGTTGCTAATGCAGGAGCTTATTATTCTCAGAGACGTCGCCCTGAGCAACAACAGCAGCAGCAACATAGTGGACCGGGGACTTCTTCGAGTGGGATGTTAACATTGTGTCCTTCGGTTTCTCTAGGGAACACTAGCACATCTGATCCTGCCAAGGCTGTGGCAGCAGCAGCTGCCGTTGCTGCTGGCAACATGAAAGGTGGTGGCTTACCTTCGCAGGCACTTATGCATCCTCAATATGCTGCTGCACAGTCAGGGAATCCACATCAGCTTTTACCAGCTGGCTTCCCCTATGTTCATGCTGTTCCCACTGCGGTTCAGGTGAAGCCGGCCGAGCAGAAACAACCTGCTGGTGAGTAA
- the LOC133819205 gene encoding protein TIME FOR COFFEE isoform X1, translated as MDRNREARRASMAATNGLSRRRHRTGSLRDSPEEDGPVELQETARLRDRGSGKKDRDRDRDRERERERDRDRDRERDRLNRSKRRRGDRMMHGNREDGVDDSSEESVNDEEEDEDDDGGAVGGGSGSLRMLPPPNPPASLSTSSMLHHQRKSFPPAKNFRGAPAWKVADEMIGVSVPRKARSVSTKRSHEWSSAIGIVGEQIHRQASTSPVRPSVSAVPTAGSQAPVSPSSSNASVRKKLKSNGPKLRQPKTTTSSSKSPSAQDEIEIEIAEVLYGMMRQPQGPTKQDIMNSDSIKFESREANHKSTSEANKSSSDAKSRVSSPISSSQQYGVHQSSSRSSLTAVEGAVPAWAFCVAPKRKKPRLVKGDSKYEDTTKSSFLTAQNNLIPSASRLPVDQTAKTETSSANLEKAGGSAAENGVVSSDTAQSHAILAMSEAATATATAVQPEPIKLENSLVSESKLVSEKIENRDLAVNKEEPQSPKKEFSGHRLEDKRETTTATKPNSTTSEVERQREEKFQIDLMAPPPSRSSPERDVEIDFVAVDAKAMTVDTETEIKPVIKEDAKALKISREETSNVEPEKVKATTPTPPPEEAESKKHQQPTTVGKERNIDLRIDLEKVDRDAAAAAVVPGNKQHHHVPRQQQQQLQTNEKNAQSGALPMAMSMAGWPSGLSPMGYMAPLQGVVSMDGTSVSSAAIQPPPYLFTQPRPKRCATHCYIARSICCHQQIARMNSFWPAAAAAAGSGSLYGAKPCNLNVLPSPDLHGSIPGRGLNSVQDKGQGLPMFPGHAGKDKSSQAASVVDAAQRKQIMLQQALPPGAPSNILQGPAIIFPLSQQQAVAAASVRPPGSVKSPPAPGNANTSSASNPTPATAPAMTFNYPAMSGNETQYLAINAYPFPIPAHVGAPPAYRGSPQAMPFFNGSFYSTFHPSQLQQQQLSHSQQSQQGHQNPSISSGSSSSQKHLQNQQQRPPHPSGGVNGGGSLQGYPTSKNQSSQPLQLQQQQQRHQQNQHVSHAARQLESEMGGEDSPSTADSRVSRPSMSIYGQNFTMPLHASNFALMAPASIGNASGPNGAGGSNGEKKQQQQGSKGGVEPPHAFAMSFAPINGATTAPGIDISSIAQQQAILTDVRQGYQYMAVPAAQQKKNYRGPEEGKNGGDSSNVEEERKNMAGKGSSTLGQSIAFSRPDLSDVSGSTMPGSSVVDSSARTINLGSTQQRPGSVMTATSNAQQQLHRTHQQQQLQQQQQQMLQIQKHHQQQQQQQQQQFTNAASRSKTPATSNGSVYSDHHNNSSMAAKFPNALSTFPSNLVHSNNSPAHSPQWKNSGRSTTSQAPSPTMTSSTSSSLKNLPQQQGRTQQTHTQISFAANPKQSGQSQGLQNNSSNQSPSPPIMVGSPTTSSVSKSAGGSPRTTTSTSTANKVGQASSLSSQQAKNSPSVSNMKSSPGAGKNVPSILGNPHITSSSSTGSKNLMSQQQQQQMHSKHSLQHAQHAQLYFSYNIQNQTPHSNSNTPTTAAAVANAGAYYSQRRRPEQQQQQQHSGPGTSSSGMLTLCPSVSLGNTSTSDPAKAVAAAAAVAAGNMKGGGLPSQALMHPQYAAAQSGNPHQLLPAGFPYVHAVPTAVQVKPAEQKQPAGE; from the exons ATGGATAGAAATAGAGAAGCGAGAAGAGCATCCATGGCGGCCACAAATGGCTTGTCAAGACGTAGACACAGAACTGGGAGCTTGAGGGACTCTCCAG AGGAAGATGGACCGGTCGAGTTACAAGAGACGGCGAGACTAAGGGATCGAGGGAGTGGGAAGAAAGATCGAGATCGCGATCGGGATCGAGAACGAGAAAGAGAGCGAGACCGCGATAGAGACCGGGAAAGAGATCGGTTGAACCGGAGCAAGAGGAGAAGAGGTGATAGGATGATGCACGGGAACAGAGAAGATGGTGTGGATGATAGCTCAGAGGAGAGTGTAAACGATGAAGAGGAGGATGAAGATGACGACGGAGGTGCTGTTGGTGGTGGTAGTGGCTCCTTAAGGATGCTTCCTCCGCCGAACCCACCAGCGTCGTTATCAACCTCCTCTATGCTTCATCATCAACGGAAGAGCTTCCCACCAGCAAAGAATTTTAGAGGAGCGCCGGCGTGGAAGGTCGCCGACGAGATGATTGGCGTGTCGGTACCGAGAAAAGCACGGTCAG TTTCTACGAAGAGGTCGCACGAATGGAGTTCAGCGATTGGTATTGTTGGTGAACAAATTCACCGGCAGGCTTCCACGTCTCCGGTCCGACCGAGCGTTTCGGCGGTGCCGACTGCGGGGTCGCAAGCTCCGGTCTCACCGTCTTCTTCCAATGCTTCGGTTCGGAAGAAGCTG AAGTCTAACGGACCAAAGCTCCGACAACCCAAAACCACGACGTCGTCGTCCAAGTCTCCTTCGGCGCAGGACGAGATCGAGATAGAGATCGCCGAGGTCTTGTATGGGATGATGAGGCAGCCTCAAGGACCCACAAAGCAAGATATTATGAACTCCGATTCAATAAAATTTGAATCAAGAGAAGCGAACCACAAATCAACAAGTGAAGCAAACAAATCCTCTAGTGACGCCAAATCCAGAGTTTCATCTCCGATCTCGAGCTCACAGCAATACGGGGTTCATCAATCGTCGTCGCGTTCATCTCTGACTGCTGTTGAAGGTGCGGTGCCCGCTTGGGCGTTTTGTGTTG CACCCAAGAGAAAAAAGCCTCGACTGGTTAAGGGCGACTCTAAATATGAAGACACGACCAAATCTTCCTTCTTAACGGCTCAGAACAATCTCATTCCGTCTGCAAGCCGGCTTCCGGTTGATCAGACTGCGAAAACAGAGACCTCATCAGCTAATTTGGAAAAAGCCGGTGGATCCGCAGCCGAAAACGGTGTAGTTTCCTCCGATACAGCTCAATCCCACGCTATATTGGCGATGTCCGAGGCTGCTACCGCCACAGCAACGGCGGTGCAGCCCGAGCCAATTAAGCTAGAGAATAGCCTCGTATCAGAGTCGAAGCTGGTTTCTGAAAAAATAGAGAATCGGGATTTGGCAGTTAACAAAGAAGAACCTCAATCGCCCAAAAAGGAATTTTCTGGGCACAGATTGGAAGATAAGCGCGAGACTACGACAGCTACCAAACC GAATTCAACAACTTCCGAGGTTGAGAGACAGCGAGAAGAAAAATTCCAGATAGATCTGATG gcACCACCTCCGTCTAGATCGTCTCCGGAAAGAGATGTTGAGATTGATTTTGTGGCTGTAGATGCTAAAGCTATGACAGTAGATACAGAAACG GAAATAAAGCCTGTAATAAAAGAAGATGCCAAGGCATTGAAAATCAGCAGAGAAGAGACTTCAAATGTGGAACCTGAGAAGGTGAaagctactactcctactcctcctccagaaGAAGCTGAATCCAAGAAGCATCAGCAGCCTACTACTGTTGGCAAGGAGAGGAATATTGATTTGCGGATTGATTTAGAAAAGGTTGATAGAGATGCAGCCGCTGCTGCCGTTGTCCCCGGCAACAAGCAACATCACCATGTTCCGAGACAGCAACAGCAGCAGCTACAAACCAATGAGAAAAATG CTCAATCAGGCGCTCTACCTATGGCAATGTCTATGGCTGGCTGGCCGAGTGGGCTTTCACCTATGGG ATATATGGCACCTTTACAAGGAGTGGTATCTATGGATGGAACCTCTGTTTCTTCTGCTGCTATACAA CCACCGCCTTACCTTTTTACTCAACCTCGGCCAAAGAGGTGTGCAACCCATTGCTACATTGCCAGGAGTATATGCTGTCATCAACAGATTGCAAGGATGAACTCTTTCTGGCCAGCAGCAGCCGCTGCAGCAGGTTCTGGGTCTCTTTATGGGGCCAAGCCATGTAATCTCAACGTTTTGCCCTCGCCAGATTTGCATGGCAGCATTCCTGGTCGAGGGTTGAACTCAGTTCAGGACAAGGGTCAGGGTCTTCCTATGTTTCCTGGTCATGCTGGAAAAGACAAGTCTTCCCAGGCAGCCAGTGTTGTTGATGCTGCCCAGAGAAAGCAAATTATGCTCCAGCAAGCTCTACCCCCTGGTGCACCTAGTAATATATTG CAAGGCCCTGCTATTATTTTCCCTTTGAGTCAGCAGCAGGCCGTTGCTGCTGCTTCTGTCCGGCCTCCTGGATCTGTGAAGTCTCCTCCAGCTCCTGGAAATGCAAATACTTCAAGTGCATCTAATCCTACTCCAGCAACAGCACCGGCAATGACCTTTAATTACCCAGCTATGTCTGGAAATGAAACTCAGTATCTTGCCATCAATGCCTATCCGTTTCCAATTCCTGCACATGTTGGTGCTCCACCAGCTTACAGAGGAAGTCCTCAGGCAATGCCTTTTTTCAACGGGTCATTTTATTCTACTTTTCATCCTTCACAACTTCAACAGCAACAGCTCTCTCATTCACAGCAAAGTCAACAAGGTCACCAGAACCCAAGTATTTCTAGTGGTTCTTCGTCATCACAGAAACATTTGCAGAATCAACAACAGAGGCCACCACATCCCAGTGGTGGTGTAAATGGTGGTGGAAGTCTACAAGGTTATCCCACCTCGAAAAACCAGTCTTCACAGCCACTACAGCTTCAACAGCAACAGCAGCGGCATCAGCAAAACCAACATGTTTCACATGCAGCTCGCCAGCTTGAATCAGAGATGGGTGGTGAAGATAGCCCTTCAACTGCTGATAGTCGTGTTTCACGACCAAGTATGAGCATTTACGGACAGAATTTTACTATGCCTCTGCATGCGTCAAACTTTGCTTTAATGGCGCCTGCATCTATCGGCAATGCAAGTGGCCCAAATGGTGCTGGTGGAAGTAATGGGGAAAAGAAGCAGCAGCAACAGGGATCAAAGGGCGGGGTAGAGCCGCCTCATGCTTTTGCCATGTCGTTTGCTCCCATTAATGGTGCTACAACTGCTCCCGGCATTGACATTTCTTCAATTGCTCAGCAGCAAGCAATTTTAACCGATGTTAGGCAAGGATATCAGTACATGGCAGTTCCTGCAGCTCAACAGAAGAAGAATTACCGTGGCCCTGAAGAGGGAAAAAATGGTGGGGACTCTTCAAATGtggaagaagaaaggaagaacaTGGCAGGGAAGGGTTCATCAACGTTGGGGCAGTCTATAGCTTTTTCGAGGCCAGATTTGTCTGATGTATCTGGTTCGACAATGCCTGGTAGTTCTGTAGTTGATAGCTCTGCGAGAACTATCAACCTTGGCTCCACTCAACAGCGACCTGGTTCTGTTATGACTGCCACATCCAATGCTCAGCAGCAGCTTCATCGGACTCATCAACAGCAGCAattgcagcagcagcagcagcagatgCTTCAGATTCAGAAGCAccaccagcagcagcaacaacagcagcagcaacaatTCACCAATGCAGCATCCCGTTCCAAGACACCAGCAACAAGTAATGGTAGTGTGTACTCTGATCACCACAATAATTCATCAATGGCTGCTAAGTTCCCTAATGCCTTGTCCACCTTTCCCTCAAATCTTGTTCATAGCAATAATAGTCCAGCTCATTCTCCTCAGTGGAAAAATTCTGGAAGGTCAACCACTTCTCAAGCTCCCTCGCCAACTATGACCTCATCAACCTCGTCATCTCTTAAAAATCTACCTCAGCAGCAAGGTCGCACTCAACAAACACATACACAAATATCTTTTGCAGCCAATCCAAAACAATCAGGGCAATCTCAAGGGCTGCAGAATAACAGTAGTAATCAGTCTCCATCTCCTCCTATAATGGTAGGGTCCCCCACGACTTCCTCAGTGTCTAAAAGTGCTGGTGGGAGCCCAAGGACTACTACTTCCACATCCACAGCAAACAAAGTTGGTCAAGCTTCTTCATTGTCATCTCAGCAGGCCAAGAACTCCCCATCCGTCTCCAACATGAAGTCTTCTCCTGGTGCTGGAAAAAATGTACCGTCAATTCTTGGTAATCCACACATCACCTCTTCATCTAGCACGGGATCCAAGAATCTTATGtctcagcagcagcagcagcaaatGCACTCTAAGCACTCGCTACAGCATGCTCAGCATGCTCAACTATATTTCTCCTACAACATTCAAAATCAAACTCCACATTCTAATAGCAACACCCCGACTACAGCAGCTGCAGTTGCTAATGCAGGAGCTTATTATTCTCAGAGACGTCGCCCTGAGCAACAACAGCAGCAGCAACATAGTGGACCGGGGACTTCTTCGAGTGGGATGTTAACATTGTGTCCTTCGGTTTCTCTAGGGAACACTAGCACATCTGATCCTGCCAAGGCTGTGGCAGCAGCAGCTGCCGTTGCTGCTGGCAACATGAAAGGTGGTGGCTTACCTTCGCAGGCACTTATGCATCCTCAATATGCTGCTGCACAGTCAGGGAATCCACATCAGCTTTTACCAGCTGGCTTCCCCTATGTTCATGCTGTTCCCACTGCGGTTCAGGTGAAGCCGGCCGAGCAGAAACAACCTGCTGGTGAGTAA